Proteins from a genomic interval of Methanoplanus endosymbiosus:
- a CDS encoding ABC transporter ATP-binding protein — MNHPLISVEDFSFSYNSGSVSQRKKALCSVNLEICSGEKVIIAGSSGSGKSTLIQALTGIIPWSVKGLIRGSVHVRGMDTKDYSISDISSVVGYVFQNPDHQIITNDVDSEIAFGPEQKGMDTADIESEIDLVTEALGISNLRGREIPELSWGEKQKVAIASVLALKPDLLLLDEPLSGLDSNSAVRLLKYLSMVNEKYGTAIVVVEHRIDHLDSFADRAVLLEDGKIVSDISAGEYFSAEYSDKYRPSRKSASEEIICHTDIPDNLFYPELLGGKNNPGLNIRNINRPIPSLKVRNLFYAYPGQIKYVLKGLNADFFPGEATVIFGSNGSGKSTFGRHLNGLLRPVSGSVILNGEDLSGYTVAEASRQVSLLSQHADYQLFGETICEEVTFGPRNIYPDYACIDRNTEDVMEMLDILRLGMDARPLKLSVGEKQRVAITGCLATDTPVVVMDEPTLGLDFSLKERLGLLIMSLKRRGKTVIVFTHDREFGYSFADKVCIFRDGVLHNVTGNTDNSPYGAGYKDMGDFQ, encoded by the coding sequence ATGAATCATCCTCTGATTTCAGTTGAGGATTTTTCATTCTCCTATAACTCCGGGTCAGTTTCCCAGAGAAAAAAAGCTCTTTGTAGTGTCAATCTTGAAATATGCAGTGGTGAAAAGGTTATCATAGCCGGATCCAGTGGTTCGGGTAAATCAACCCTAATTCAGGCATTAACCGGGATTATCCCGTGGTCGGTTAAAGGATTGATTCGTGGCAGTGTTCATGTCAGAGGGATGGATACAAAAGATTACAGCATCTCTGATATCTCATCGGTAGTCGGCTATGTATTTCAGAATCCTGATCATCAGATTATAACAAACGATGTTGATTCAGAGATTGCTTTTGGTCCTGAACAGAAAGGTATGGATACGGCAGATATAGAATCTGAAATTGATCTGGTAACAGAGGCTCTCGGAATAAGCAACCTGAGGGGACGTGAGATTCCTGAACTTTCCTGGGGCGAAAAACAGAAAGTTGCCATAGCCTCTGTCCTTGCCCTGAAACCTGATCTTCTTCTTCTTGATGAACCACTGTCGGGACTTGACAGTAATTCAGCAGTACGCCTTCTTAAATATCTGAGTATGGTAAATGAAAAATATGGCACAGCAATAGTGGTGGTTGAGCACAGAATTGATCATCTTGACTCTTTTGCAGACAGAGCGGTTCTTCTGGAAGACGGAAAAATTGTCTCCGACATATCTGCCGGGGAATATTTTTCCGCAGAATATTCTGATAAGTACAGACCGTCCCGGAAGAGTGCTTCAGAAGAGATCATTTGCCATACAGATATTCCGGATAATCTTTTTTACCCGGAATTATTGGGTGGTAAAAATAATCCGGGTTTAAATATCCGTAATATTAATCGTCCGATCCCGTCATTGAAGGTCAGGAATCTGTTTTATGCATATCCCGGACAGATAAAATATGTCCTTAAAGGCCTGAATGCCGATTTCTTTCCCGGAGAAGCTACTGTGATCTTTGGATCAAATGGTTCGGGTAAGAGTACTTTTGGCAGGCATCTCAACGGACTTTTAAGACCGGTGTCCGGATCAGTTATTCTGAATGGCGAAGATCTGTCAGGTTATACTGTTGCTGAGGCGTCACGGCAGGTATCATTACTCTCTCAGCATGCGGATTATCAGCTGTTTGGAGAGACCATATGTGAGGAGGTTACATTTGGTCCCAGGAATATATACCCTGATTATGCCTGTATTGACAGAAATACAGAGGATGTTATGGAGATGCTTGATATTCTCCGTCTTGGAATGGATGCCCGTCCTTTAAAACTGTCAGTCGGGGAGAAGCAGCGTGTTGCCATAACGGGCTGCCTCGCGACGGATACTCCGGTTGTAGTTATGGACGAACCAACCCTTGGACTTGATTTCAGTCTTAAGGAGAGGCTTGGACTGTTAATTATGTCCTTAAAAAGGCGGGGTAAAACAGTGATAGTCTTCACACATGACCGCGAATTTGGTTATTCTTTTGCGGA